In Crinalium epipsammum PCC 9333, the following are encoded in one genomic region:
- a CDS encoding type IV pilin-like G/H family protein, whose protein sequence is MKTTSTLPTLMLKAFNSTKLMPFRVMLILLALGMPIITQSSLAKTVKQTQIVTKNQKILNQLVGKWQGKDPSSGILVTMIFTPKNQLFMIVPFTIYGAENEVLQTSKMNYKVGYKINANTNPMQIDMFGDSDQKLTTIFEITKGKLHIGENAPGKTRPRTFNSKSIFLRKISNLTTLPKDAEIIDLNTQANKPRPSIAEQYLDIVNKAQQAYYSKTGKFAANLDELNIVTNSETESYRYQIRPDGDLKQRVSITAQAKTAEFPSYTSVVFAKKINGNTSTGVGICVTNKPSKLPPTNIKISNSNSLKIECPVGSRLVP, encoded by the coding sequence ATGAAAACTACCTCTACCCTACCTACCTTGATGCTTAAAGCTTTTAATTCAACCAAATTAATGCCATTTAGAGTAATGTTAATCTTGCTTGCTTTGGGGATGCCCATCATTACTCAATCATCACTAGCAAAAACAGTTAAGCAAACTCAGATAGTTACAAAAAATCAAAAAATATTAAACCAGTTAGTAGGAAAATGGCAAGGAAAAGACCCCTCATCAGGTATATTAGTAACCATGATTTTTACCCCCAAAAACCAATTATTTATGATAGTACCCTTTACTATATATGGGGCAGAGAATGAAGTTTTACAAACGAGTAAAATGAATTATAAAGTCGGTTACAAAATTAATGCCAATACCAATCCCATGCAAATAGATATGTTTGGTGATAGCGATCAAAAACTTACAACAATTTTTGAGATAACAAAAGGAAAGCTACATATAGGGGAAAACGCCCCTGGTAAAACCAGACCGAGGACTTTTAATTCTAAATCTATCTTCTTGCGAAAGATATCTAATCTAACAACATTACCTAAAGATGCTGAAATAATAGACCTTAATACTCAAGCAAATAAACCTCGACCAAGTATAGCAGAACAATACTTGGATATAGTGAACAAAGCACAGCAAGCTTATTACAGTAAAACCGGAAAATTTGCCGCTAACTTAGATGAGCTTAATATTGTTACTAACTCAGAAACTGAGTCTTACCGCTATCAGATCAGACCTGATGGCGATCTTAAGCAGCGTGTTAGCATAACGGCTCAAGCAAAAACTGCGGAATTTCCTAGTTATACTAGCGTTGTATTTGCTAAAAAAATTAATGGTAACACTAGCACAGGCGTAGGTATTTGTGTAACTAATAAGCCTTCTAAATTACCGCCGACAAACATAAAAATTTCCAATAGCAATTCATTAAAGATAGAATGTCCCGTTGGGTCACGTCTAGTACCTTAA
- a CDS encoding Glu/Leu/Phe/Val family dehydrogenase produces the protein MSKSLLSDASQILEKALKYVSISDDATEHLKYPQASLAVSIPVRMDDGSLKVFQGYRVRYDNTRGPTKGGIRYHPNVSMDEVQSLAFWMTFKCAVLNLPFGGAKGGITLNPKALSRMELERLSRGYINAIADFIGPDIDIPAPDVYTNPMIMGWMMDQYSIIQRKITPAVVTGKPISMGGSLGRDTATAMGAFFVIERIMSKLDRHPQETTVAVQGFGNAGSVIADLLSKAGYKVVAVSDSQGAIYAKQGLDIPSIRQYKLSSKGIKAVYCQDTVCNIVEHESITNEELLALDVDILVPAALENQITEANVHNIKAKYIFEVANGPISSTADEILAEKGVLVVPDILANAGGVTVSYFEWVQNRSGLYWTLDEVNQKLHQKMVEETEHIWKIAQDLSISMRTAAYIHALNRLGEAINSKGTRDYYLNGKNNY, from the coding sequence ATGTCTAAATCATTATTGTCTGATGCCAGTCAAATTCTAGAAAAAGCACTTAAATATGTATCTATTTCCGATGATGCTACTGAACATTTAAAATATCCCCAAGCCAGTTTAGCAGTTTCTATTCCAGTACGCATGGATGATGGTTCTTTAAAAGTATTTCAAGGCTATCGCGTGCGCTACGACAATACCAGAGGACCAACAAAGGGAGGAATAAGATATCATCCGAATGTTTCAATGGATGAAGTGCAATCATTAGCATTTTGGATGACTTTTAAATGTGCGGTTTTAAACTTACCTTTTGGTGGTGCGAAAGGTGGAATTACACTTAATCCCAAAGCATTATCGCGGATGGAATTAGAGAGATTAAGTAGGGGATATATAAATGCGATCGCAGATTTTATCGGACCTGATATTGATATCCCTGCACCTGATGTTTATACCAACCCCATGATTATGGGTTGGATGATGGATCAATATAGTATTATTCAGCGAAAAATTACCCCAGCAGTTGTCACAGGTAAACCCATTTCAATGGGAGGTAGTTTAGGAAGAGACACCGCAACAGCAATGGGAGCATTTTTTGTCATCGAAAGGATAATGTCTAAACTAGATAGACATCCTCAAGAAACAACAGTAGCGGTGCAAGGTTTCGGTAATGCTGGATCTGTAATTGCAGACTTACTATCAAAAGCTGGTTATAAAGTCGTTGCAGTAAGTGATTCTCAAGGCGCTATTTATGCCAAACAAGGATTAGATATTCCCAGCATTCGCCAATATAAATTATCTAGTAAAGGCATAAAAGCCGTTTACTGCCAAGACACAGTTTGTAACATTGTTGAGCATGAATCAATTACAAACGAAGAACTTTTAGCTTTAGATGTAGACATTCTTGTACCAGCAGCTTTAGAAAACCAAATTACTGAAGCTAATGTCCATAATATCAAAGCAAAGTACATTTTTGAAGTCGCTAACGGACCAATCTCTTCTACTGCTGACGAAATTTTAGCAGAAAAAGGAGTTTTAGTTGTTCCTGATATATTAGCTAACGCAGGTGGTGTTACAGTTAGCTATTTTGAATGGGTACAAAATCGCAGTGGACTTTATTGGACACTAGATGAAGTAAATCAAAAATTGCACCAAAAAATGGTAGAAGAAACTGAGCATATTTGGAAAATTGCTCAAGATTTATCTATTTCCATGCGAACAGCAGCATATATTCATGCTTTAAATAGATTGGGAGAAGCCATCAATTCCAAAGGTACTAGAGACTATTACCTCAACGGTAAAAACAATTATTAA